A genomic region of Kribbella sp. NBC_00382 contains the following coding sequences:
- a CDS encoding S8 family serine peptidase: MKLVRTGAYGALACLALAVVAPPAQAAAPPPAPSPTIRGAGAPGTIPGSYIVVLKDGARATASNLASKYGGKVKLTYTTALRGFSASLTEAEALRLAADPEVKYVEQDGKAHATDRQANPTWGLDRIDQKTLPLDQGYTYATKAANVTAYIVDTGIYKQHSEFGGRATDGYDFIDNDAIANDCNGHGTHVSGTVGSTTYGVAKGISLVGVRVLDCQGNGEWSQVIGGIDWVAKNAKKPAVANMSLSGETNSSVDDAVKRAVAAGVTFSIAGGNNNGGDACSYSPARTPEAITVGATDNQDNRSSFSNIGSCLDIFAPGSGITSTWNNGGTNSISGTSMAAPHVAGAAALYLAGNPSATPAAVASALTSNASAGVVKNAGSGSPNKLLYTGFIGGGDPEPPTCAGGSSTEDAAIPDAGAAVSTSATISGCDGNGTSNTSVKVDINHSYTGDLQVDLVGPSGAVINLRRAGGIGSPDGLHQTFTANTSGETRNGTWKLQVKDVYRFDTGTLDGWSLNFTPSAANYEGDTVPVKSSTPGANFAGGQDATVSEFPSIIAGLREGGTRPQGQTCTGTAIAPRKILIAAHCADAVGAKSFLYGLNDLNAGGGTRVGVVSYTKHPKYVNFDQGYDVAVVTTNADIPVPGGKYASYATSADNGLEKPGVTAQGFGYGKKDFDDTTRDVTLDKASLPIVDGSQVCNGVGAGFKPATMICAGYADGRVSILPGDSGGPLIVQGKVIGVASWSRSDFKWYSVYGRLTNDMGDWVKTQVGDAPPTGDFGVAVSPSSVKVAPGKYISTTVTSTAGSSGAENLSLTASGLPTGATATFQPESISSGNAAKLTLEAGAGTPAGNHTVVVTATNSAGKTATANVTLTVEGSQPPTGDVQVTATPSSGSVTQGQLAQTVVKASGGTGNLTLTATGTPAGTQVFFNPTTIAQNGTSNVWFFTSFQTPRGTYAITVTARSADGKTGSTKYNLTVR; encoded by the coding sequence ATGAAACTCGTGCGGACAGGGGCCTACGGGGCCCTCGCGTGCCTGGCGCTCGCAGTAGTTGCCCCACCGGCTCAGGCGGCCGCCCCACCGCCGGCGCCGAGCCCGACCATCCGGGGCGCCGGTGCTCCCGGCACCATTCCCGGCAGCTACATAGTCGTGCTGAAGGACGGCGCCCGCGCAACGGCGTCCAACCTGGCTTCTAAGTACGGCGGCAAGGTCAAGCTGACCTACACCACCGCACTGCGCGGCTTCTCGGCCTCGTTGACCGAAGCGGAGGCGCTACGACTCGCTGCGGACCCGGAGGTCAAGTACGTCGAGCAGGACGGCAAGGCCCACGCCACTGACCGGCAGGCCAACCCGACCTGGGGACTCGACCGGATCGACCAGAAGACCCTGCCGCTCGACCAGGGGTACACCTATGCGACCAAGGCGGCCAACGTCACGGCGTACATCGTCGACACCGGCATCTACAAGCAGCACTCCGAGTTCGGCGGCCGGGCCACCGACGGCTACGACTTCATCGACAACGACGCGATCGCCAACGACTGCAACGGGCACGGCACGCATGTGTCCGGCACGGTCGGCAGTACGACGTACGGCGTGGCCAAGGGCATCTCGCTGGTCGGCGTACGGGTGCTGGACTGCCAGGGCAACGGCGAGTGGTCGCAGGTGATCGGCGGGATCGACTGGGTCGCCAAGAACGCGAAGAAGCCGGCCGTCGCGAACATGAGCCTGTCGGGCGAGACGAACTCCTCGGTCGACGACGCGGTCAAGCGCGCGGTCGCCGCGGGCGTCACCTTCTCCATTGCCGGCGGCAACAACAACGGCGGGGACGCCTGCAGCTACAGCCCGGCCCGGACGCCGGAGGCGATCACCGTCGGCGCCACCGACAACCAGGACAACCGGTCGAGCTTCTCCAACATCGGCTCCTGCTTGGACATCTTCGCCCCGGGATCGGGCATCACCTCGACCTGGAACAACGGCGGCACCAACAGCATCAGCGGTACATCGATGGCGGCGCCACACGTCGCAGGTGCCGCGGCGCTCTACCTCGCGGGCAACCCGTCCGCCACGCCGGCCGCTGTCGCCTCGGCGCTGACCAGCAACGCCAGCGCGGGCGTGGTGAAGAACGCGGGCAGCGGCTCCCCGAACAAGCTGCTCTACACCGGCTTCATCGGCGGCGGCGACCCCGAGCCGCCAACCTGTGCGGGTGGCTCCTCGACCGAGGACGCAGCCATCCCCGACGCAGGCGCCGCGGTCTCCACGTCGGCCACGATCAGCGGCTGCGACGGGAACGGTACGTCGAACACCAGCGTCAAGGTGGACATCAACCACAGCTACACCGGCGATCTCCAGGTCGACCTGGTCGGGCCGTCGGGCGCTGTCATCAACCTGCGCCGGGCCGGCGGCATCGGCTCCCCCGACGGACTGCACCAGACCTTCACCGCCAACACCTCGGGTGAGACCCGCAACGGCACCTGGAAGCTGCAGGTGAAGGACGTCTACCGCTTCGACACCGGCACCCTCGACGGCTGGTCGCTGAACTTCACGCCGTCGGCCGCCAACTACGAGGGCGACACCGTACCGGTGAAGTCGTCTACCCCTGGCGCCAACTTCGCCGGTGGACAGGACGCGACCGTCAGCGAGTTCCCGTCCATCATCGCCGGACTGCGTGAGGGCGGCACCCGTCCGCAGGGCCAGACCTGCACCGGTACGGCGATCGCGCCGCGCAAGATCCTGATCGCGGCACACTGTGCGGACGCGGTCGGCGCCAAGAGCTTCCTGTACGGGCTCAACGACCTCAACGCCGGTGGTGGCACCCGGGTCGGCGTGGTCTCGTACACGAAGCATCCGAAGTACGTGAACTTCGACCAGGGGTACGACGTCGCGGTGGTCACCACGAACGCGGACATCCCGGTGCCCGGCGGCAAGTACGCGTCGTACGCGACCTCGGCCGACAACGGTCTGGAGAAGCCGGGCGTCACGGCGCAAGGCTTCGGCTACGGCAAGAAGGACTTCGACGACACCACCCGCGACGTCACGCTGGACAAGGCGTCGCTGCCGATCGTCGACGGCTCACAGGTCTGCAACGGCGTCGGCGCCGGCTTCAAGCCCGCGACGATGATCTGCGCCGGGTACGCCGACGGCCGGGTGTCCATCCTGCCCGGGGACAGCGGCGGTCCGCTGATCGTCCAGGGCAAGGTGATCGGCGTCGCCTCCTGGAGCCGCTCGGACTTCAAGTGGTACAGCGTCTACGGCCGGCTCACCAACGACATGGGCGACTGGGTCAAGACCCAGGTCGGCGACGCGCCGCCCACCGGCGACTTCGGCGTCGCCGTCTCACCGTCGTCGGTGAAGGTTGCCCCAGGCAAGTACATCTCGACCACGGTGACCAGTACCGCGGGATCGAGCGGTGCGGAGAACCTGAGCCTCACCGCGTCGGGTCTGCCGACCGGTGCCACGGCCACCTTCCAGCCGGAGTCGATCAGCTCGGGCAATGCCGCCAAGCTGACCCTCGAAGCCGGCGCCGGCACACCCGCGGGCAACCACACCGTCGTGGTCACCGCAACCAACTCCGCCGGCAAGACGGCCACCGCCAACGTGACCCTGACGGTCGAGGGCAGCCAGCCCCCGACAGGCGACGTACAGGTCACCGCTACGCCGTCCAGTGGGTCAGTCACCCAAGGCCAGCTGGCCCAGACGGTGGTCAAGGCCTCCGGTGGTACGGGCAACCTGACTCTCACGGCCACCGGCACTCCGGCTGGTACGCAGGTCTTCTTCAACCCCACCACCATCGCCCAGAACGGTACGAGCAACGTCTGGTTCTTCACCAGCTTCCAGACGCCGCGGGGCACCTATGCCATCACTGTCACGGCCCGCTCG